Proteins from one Stenotrophomonas aracearum genomic window:
- a CDS encoding OmpA family protein produces the protein MSTFDTVVQQIAKATGLGEGAQQFIKVLAGYIFKQSGGVSGLLQKFDNAGLGDIAKSWTAGNGTLRSIDANQIRSVIGNEALEEMGQKSGVKQGLVATYAASALPLLVRSLTSDGAMPATMPASFAGLINAAPRRKKTFHLWRWLLPLLALLALAYCGWQKRNLLTPPPVATPSASLAPAVTVPSLSFKNTGGKVDLSGAVSTAAEKAGAIGALAGVFGQKNVTANVAVNPDLAPATWMDSLKAVVSAPAVKADGLAFKFNGDKLDLDTSKLPTDVRTQVSELFQNRFSNVEIAGLYQPGLEALGELQPGFGANDLTKALNQTSITFTNNSDAISTSSLAVVAGAAKAIKAAPSGMKIDVGGYTDSNGPDAANLALSERRAKAVVAALVANGVSAGQLKATGHGESNPVADNSTEAGRAANRRTVYTVY, from the coding sequence ATGTCGACGTTCGATACGGTGGTCCAGCAGATCGCCAAGGCCACTGGCCTTGGTGAGGGGGCGCAGCAGTTCATCAAAGTACTGGCCGGTTACATCTTCAAACAGTCCGGCGGCGTTTCAGGGTTGCTGCAAAAGTTCGACAACGCGGGGTTGGGGGACATCGCCAAATCCTGGACGGCAGGCAACGGCACCCTGCGATCGATTGATGCCAACCAGATCCGCAGTGTCATCGGCAACGAGGCACTGGAGGAAATGGGACAGAAGTCCGGGGTCAAACAGGGACTGGTCGCCACTTATGCAGCATCCGCGCTGCCGCTGCTGGTACGCTCCCTCACCTCCGACGGGGCCATGCCCGCGACCATGCCCGCCAGCTTCGCCGGCTTGATCAACGCAGCCCCACGCCGGAAAAAGACGTTCCATCTGTGGCGTTGGCTGCTGCCGCTGCTCGCCCTGCTCGCCCTGGCGTACTGCGGCTGGCAGAAACGCAACCTGCTCACGCCGCCGCCGGTGGCCACGCCGAGCGCGAGCCTGGCGCCTGCCGTGACGGTGCCCTCGCTTTCGTTCAAGAACACCGGCGGCAAGGTCGATCTGAGTGGTGCGGTGAGCACCGCCGCGGAAAAGGCCGGTGCCATCGGCGCCCTCGCCGGCGTGTTCGGGCAGAAGAACGTCACCGCCAATGTCGCCGTCAATCCCGATCTCGCGCCAGCGACGTGGATGGACTCACTCAAGGCGGTCGTCTCCGCGCCGGCAGTGAAAGCCGATGGCCTCGCGTTCAAGTTCAACGGCGACAAGCTCGATCTGGATACCTCCAAACTGCCAACCGACGTGCGCACCCAGGTCAGTGAGCTGTTCCAGAATCGCTTCAGCAATGTGGAAATCGCGGGTCTTTACCAACCCGGCCTGGAGGCGTTGGGTGAACTCCAGCCTGGCTTTGGGGCAAATGACCTGACCAAGGCGCTGAACCAGACGTCGATCACCTTCACCAACAACTCGGACGCCATCTCCACCAGCAGCCTGGCGGTTGTTGCGGGGGCCGCCAAGGCGATCAAGGCTGCGCCGTCGGGCATGAAGATCGATGTCGGCGGGTACACCGACAGCAACGGCCCGGACGCGGCAAACCTGGCACTCAGCGAACGCCGCGCCAAGGCGGTGGTGGCGGCGCTGGTGGCCAACGGCGTGTCGGCGGGGCAGCTGAAGGCCACCGGACACGGCGAAAGCAATCCAGTCGCCGACAACAGCACCGAAGCAGGTCGGGCCGCCAACCGGCGGACCGTCTATACGGTGTATTGA
- a CDS encoding glutamate-5-semialdehyde dehydrogenase: MDIREHAQHCRAAAQVLAQLSPKAKTALLLGMADALDADAEPILAANARDLAAAQEKGTGTAMLDRLALNPARLAAVSAALREVATLPDPVGTVTRDDIRPNGIRVQKVRVPLGVIAMIYEARPNVTADAAALCIKAGNAVILRGGSEAIHSNTAIAHALKRALRDAGVPDAALTLVEDLRRETMLALLQLSDLVDLAIPRGGEGLIRFVAEHARVPVIKHYKGVCHLYVDRAADLDKAVALLVDGKTSRPAACNSLETLLVHVDVAATFLPQAAAALRERGVELRADDRARQWLPDATAATDDDYAAEYLDLILAVRMVDDLEQALAHIQQYSSDHTEVIVTEDPGAAERFVQALSSAVVMVNASSRFSDGGELGLGAEIGISTTRLHAYGPMGLEALTVERFVVRGQGQVRR, encoded by the coding sequence ATGGACATCCGCGAACACGCCCAACACTGCCGCGCCGCCGCGCAGGTCCTCGCCCAACTTTCCCCCAAGGCCAAAACCGCGCTCCTGCTCGGCATGGCTGATGCCTTGGATGCTGACGCGGAACCGATCCTGGCCGCCAACGCCCGCGATCTCGCCGCCGCGCAGGAAAAAGGCACCGGCACCGCCATGCTCGACCGTCTCGCGCTCAACCCGGCCCGCCTGGCCGCGGTCAGCGCCGCCCTGCGCGAGGTCGCCACGCTTCCCGACCCGGTCGGCACCGTCACCCGCGACGACATCCGCCCCAACGGCATCCGCGTGCAGAAGGTGCGCGTACCGCTCGGCGTGATCGCGATGATCTACGAAGCGCGCCCGAACGTGACTGCCGACGCCGCCGCACTCTGCATCAAGGCCGGCAACGCGGTGATCCTGCGCGGCGGGTCCGAAGCCATCCACTCGAACACCGCCATCGCCCATGCGCTCAAGCGCGCGCTGCGCGATGCCGGCGTGCCCGATGCCGCGTTGACCCTGGTCGAAGACCTGCGCCGCGAGACCATGCTGGCGCTGCTGCAGCTCAGCGACCTGGTCGACCTGGCCATTCCACGCGGCGGGGAAGGGCTGATCCGCTTCGTCGCCGAACACGCGCGCGTACCGGTCATCAAGCACTACAAAGGCGTGTGCCACCTGTACGTGGACCGTGCTGCCGACCTGGATAAAGCCGTTGCCCTGCTGGTGGACGGCAAGACCAGCCGGCCTGCCGCCTGCAATTCGCTGGAAACGCTGCTGGTGCACGTCGACGTCGCGGCCACGTTCCTGCCGCAGGCGGCAGCGGCGCTGCGCGAGCGCGGCGTCGAACTACGCGCCGACGACCGCGCACGCCAGTGGCTGCCTGACGCCACTGCGGCAACAGACGACGACTACGCCGCCGAGTACCTGGACCTGATCCTCGCCGTGCGCATGGTTGACGACCTGGAGCAGGCGCTGGCCCACATCCAGCAGTACAGTTCCGACCACACCGAAGTTATCGTCACCGAAGATCCGGGCGCAGCCGAACGCTTCGTGCAGGCCCTGAGCTCCGCCGTGGTGATGGTCAACGCGTCCTCGCGCTTCTCCGACGGCGGCGAGCTCGGCCTCGGTGCGGAGATCGGCATCTCCACCACGCGCCTGCACGCCTACGGCCCGATGGGGCTCGAAGCGCTGACGGTGGAACGGTTCGTGGTGCGGGGGCAGGGGCAGGTGCGGCGCTGA
- the proB gene encoding glutamate 5-kinase, protein MTATRVQSPFPEQPLPHWKRAVLKVGSSLLAADGGGLSPRHALGLAQFVSAHVLAGREVVIVSSGAVAAGRAIVPRAIEAGAAMAARQALAALGQAQLIGLWQRFFERPVAQVLLTHDDLRNRRRYLNARATLNELLRLGALPVVNENDTVSVDELKLGDNDNLAATVAALIDADILFIATDIDGLYSADPRRDPQARPIHDVPELSLEVLAMAGGAGSGAGTGGMHTKLEAAAKAGRVGIDTCLFNGRDGDVVRALAQGRLFGTRIHAGQTRDAARKYWLRHAPLEAGAILVDEGAAAALRDKGASLLPGGVTGAEGEFRRGDMVQVRVRGANGEVTLARGVSQYSASDIRRVAGRHSRDIESVLGYNYGGNVIHRDDLVLV, encoded by the coding sequence ATGACCGCCACCCGCGTGCAGTCCCCGTTCCCCGAACAGCCGTTGCCGCACTGGAAACGTGCCGTGCTCAAGGTTGGCAGCAGCCTGCTGGCAGCCGATGGCGGCGGGTTGTCGCCGCGTCATGCGCTCGGCCTGGCCCAGTTCGTGTCCGCCCATGTGCTGGCGGGGCGTGAGGTGGTGATCGTCTCCTCCGGCGCCGTTGCCGCCGGCCGTGCCATCGTACCGCGCGCGATTGAAGCCGGTGCGGCAATGGCCGCACGCCAGGCGCTGGCCGCGCTCGGCCAGGCGCAGCTGATCGGCCTGTGGCAGCGGTTCTTCGAGCGCCCGGTGGCGCAGGTACTGCTGACCCACGACGACCTGCGCAACCGCCGCCGGTACCTCAACGCACGGGCCACGCTCAACGAGCTGCTGCGGCTGGGCGCATTGCCGGTGGTGAACGAGAACGACACCGTGTCCGTGGATGAGCTCAAGCTCGGCGACAACGACAACCTGGCCGCCACCGTGGCCGCGCTGATCGACGCGGACATCCTGTTCATCGCCACCGATATCGACGGCCTGTACAGCGCCGACCCGCGCCGCGACCCGCAGGCCCGTCCGATCCACGACGTGCCCGAGCTCAGCCTCGAGGTGCTGGCCATGGCCGGCGGTGCCGGCAGTGGCGCCGGCACCGGCGGCATGCACACCAAGCTCGAAGCAGCGGCCAAGGCCGGGCGCGTGGGCATCGACACCTGCCTGTTCAACGGCCGCGATGGTGATGTGGTGCGCGCGCTCGCACAGGGCCGGTTGTTTGGCACCCGCATCCACGCCGGGCAGACCCGCGATGCGGCGCGCAAGTATTGGCTGCGGCATGCACCGCTGGAGGCGGGCGCGATCCTGGTGGACGAAGGGGCGGCCGCTGCATTGCGCGACAAGGGCGCCTCGTTGCTGCCCGGTGGCGTCACCGGTGCCGAAGGCGAGTTCCGTCGCGGCGACATGGTGCAGGTGCGCGTGCGCGGTGCCAACGGCGAGGTCACGTTGGCGCGCGGCGTCAGCCAGTATTCCGCCAGCGACATCCGCCGCGTCGCCGGTCGTCATTCGCGCGACATCGAAAGCGTGCTGGGGTACAACTACGGTGGCAACGTGATCCACCGGGATGATCTGGTGCTGGTGTGA
- a CDS encoding YciI family protein, with translation MKICYLVLVARTANFTDHAATEHVRFLDEVRARDQLLITGGFTDKTGGAYVLHNVADRAAAQAIVDADPLLVLGSATATVHEWSTR, from the coding sequence ATGAAGATCTGCTATCTCGTACTGGTCGCCCGCACCGCCAACTTCACCGACCACGCGGCCACCGAACACGTGCGCTTCCTCGATGAGGTGCGTGCGCGTGACCAGCTGCTGATCACCGGTGGCTTCACCGATAAAACCGGCGGCGCGTACGTGCTGCACAACGTGGCCGACCGCGCTGCGGCGCAGGCTATCGTCGACGCCGATCCGCTGCTGGTGCTGGGCAGCGCGACCGCCACCGTCCACGAATGGTCCACCCGCTGA
- the argH gene encoding argininosuccinate lyase has product MADLLWQKPGVAVDAKIQTFLAGDDVILDREFFLYDVQASKAHAQGLENIGILDGAEREALQRELDVLADDFRSGAFVLDERFEDCHSAIEARLTERLGDAGRKIHTGRSRNDQILVATRLWLKDKLLQVSALSREVAKVALDRAEAEQHLPVPGYTHIQRAVVSSAGMWWAGWAEAFIDNAVRAHDTFALVDANPLGTAAGYGVNLPLDRAHTTQALGFARMQISPIYAQLSRGKFELAALEALGGATLDLRRLAWDLSLFTSGEYSFVALPAQYTTGSSIMPNKRNPDVIELMRATHASVAAARTEIEQLLSLPSGYHRDLQGSKGAIFHGFGRGLAALELLPALLANLEWREDKLRAAIDSGMYATDVAVEAAVAGVPFREAYKAAAAASDTAGQGRTPEGSLAARVSPGAAADLRLDELRARWAALV; this is encoded by the coding sequence ATGGCTGACCTTCTGTGGCAGAAGCCCGGCGTCGCGGTAGACGCAAAGATCCAGACCTTCCTGGCCGGCGATGACGTCATCCTCGACCGCGAGTTCTTCCTGTACGACGTGCAGGCCAGCAAGGCCCACGCGCAGGGCCTGGAGAACATCGGCATCCTCGACGGCGCCGAGCGCGAAGCGCTGCAGCGCGAGCTGGACGTGCTGGCCGACGATTTCCGCAGCGGCGCGTTCGTGCTGGATGAGCGCTTCGAAGACTGCCATTCGGCGATCGAAGCGCGCCTCACCGAGCGCCTCGGCGACGCCGGCCGCAAGATCCACACCGGCCGCAGCCGCAACGACCAGATCCTGGTCGCCACCCGCCTGTGGCTGAAGGACAAGCTGCTGCAGGTGTCCGCGCTGAGCCGCGAAGTGGCCAAGGTCGCGCTGGACCGTGCCGAAGCCGAACAGCACCTGCCGGTGCCGGGCTACACCCATATCCAGCGCGCCGTGGTGTCCTCGGCGGGCATGTGGTGGGCCGGCTGGGCCGAGGCCTTCATCGACAACGCGGTGCGTGCGCACGACACCTTCGCGCTGGTCGACGCCAACCCGCTCGGCACCGCCGCCGGCTATGGCGTGAACCTGCCGCTGGACCGCGCCCATACCACCCAGGCGCTGGGCTTCGCGCGCATGCAGATCTCGCCGATCTACGCGCAGCTCTCGCGCGGCAAGTTCGAACTGGCCGCACTGGAAGCGCTGGGCGGAGCCACCCTCGACCTGCGCCGGCTGGCCTGGGACCTGTCGCTGTTCACCAGCGGCGAGTACAGCTTCGTCGCGTTGCCGGCGCAGTACACCACCGGCAGCTCGATCATGCCGAACAAGCGCAACCCGGACGTGATCGAACTGATGCGCGCCACCCACGCCAGCGTGGCCGCCGCGCGTACCGAGATCGAGCAGCTGCTGTCGCTGCCGTCGGGCTACCACCGCGACCTGCAGGGCAGCAAGGGCGCCATCTTCCACGGCTTCGGCCGTGGCCTGGCCGCGCTGGAACTGCTGCCGGCGCTGCTGGCCAACCTGGAATGGCGCGAAGACAAGCTGCGCGCGGCGATCGACTCGGGCATGTACGCCACCGACGTCGCGGTGGAAGCGGCCGTGGCCGGCGTGCCGTTCCGCGAGGCCTACAAGGCCGCAGCGGCGGCGTCGGACACCGCCGGGCAGGGGCGCACCCCCGAAGGCAGCCTGGCCGCGCGCGTCTCGCCCGGCGCGGCCGCCGACCTGCGGCTGGACGAACTGCGCGCCCGCTGGGCTGCGCTGGTGTAA
- the argC gene encoding N-acetyl-gamma-glutamyl-phosphate reductase, translating to MSTKTFTVGIVGARGHTGAELVKLIAAHPRLELGFVSSRELAGQPVAAHYPEITGDQLFENLDADAVAAKGMDAVILALPNDLSAPFVTALDAARPDTVIVDLSADHRFEGSWYYGLPELTRGDYTGQKHISNPGCYATAMQLAISPLLEQLAGPPQCFGVSGYSGAGTTPSDKNNPELLRDNLMPYALTNHVHEREVSAHLRVPVEFMPHVAPHFRGITMTVNLWLQQQMTREQIVDAYRRFYADEALVEVIDEAPWVSRIAGRHGVQIGGFTVAPGGKRVVVVATLDNLLKGAATQAMQNLNLALGLDELTSIPH from the coding sequence ATGAGCACCAAGACCTTCACTGTCGGCATCGTCGGCGCCCGTGGCCATACCGGCGCCGAGCTGGTCAAGCTGATCGCCGCGCACCCACGGCTGGAGCTGGGCTTCGTGTCCTCGCGTGAGTTGGCTGGGCAGCCGGTTGCCGCGCATTACCCTGAGATCACTGGCGACCAGCTGTTCGAAAACCTCGATGCGGACGCCGTTGCCGCCAAGGGCATGGATGCGGTGATCCTCGCGCTGCCCAACGACCTGTCCGCGCCGTTCGTCACTGCGCTGGACGCCGCGCGCCCGGACACGGTGATCGTCGACCTCTCGGCCGACCATCGCTTCGAAGGCAGCTGGTATTACGGCCTGCCTGAACTGACCCGTGGCGACTACACCGGCCAGAAGCACATCAGCAACCCGGGCTGCTACGCGACCGCGATGCAGCTGGCGATCAGCCCGCTGCTCGAGCAGCTGGCCGGCCCGCCGCAGTGCTTCGGCGTGTCCGGCTACTCCGGCGCCGGCACCACCCCGTCGGACAAGAACAACCCCGAGCTGCTGCGCGACAACCTGATGCCGTACGCGCTCACCAACCACGTGCACGAACGCGAAGTGAGCGCGCACCTGCGCGTGCCGGTGGAGTTCATGCCGCACGTGGCCCCGCATTTCCGTGGTATCACCATGACCGTCAACCTGTGGCTGCAGCAGCAGATGACCCGCGAGCAGATCGTGGACGCCTACCGCCGCTTCTACGCCGACGAAGCGCTGGTCGAAGTGATCGACGAAGCGCCGTGGGTGAGCCGCATTGCCGGTCGCCATGGCGTGCAGATCGGTGGCTTCACCGTCGCCCCGGGCGGCAAGCGCGTGGTGGTGGTGGCGACCCTGGACAACCTGCTCAAGGGCGCGGCCACCCAGGCCATGCAGAACCTCAACCTGGCCCTGGGCCTGGACGAACTGACCTCGATTCCGCATTGA
- a CDS encoding acetylglutamate kinase has protein sequence MPSSLQPHRQTRQTIVRLLSSMASAKEISQYLKRFSQVDAKRFAVVKVGGAVLRDDLEALTSSLSFLQEVGLTPIVLHGAGPQLDAELSAAGIVKQTVNGLRVTSPEGLAIVRRVFQASNLQLVEALQQNGARATSITGGVFEAEYLDQATYGLVGEVKKVNLAPIEASLRAGSIPVITSLGETRCGQILNVNADFAANELVQELQPYKIIFLTGTGGLLDEEGTVIDSINLSTEYDQLMQQPWIHGGMRVKIEQIKDLLDRLPLESSVSITRPADLAKELFTHKGSGTLVRRGEKVLRATRWSELDLPRLKGLIESSFGRVLVPDYFEKTKLLRAYVSENYRAAVILTDEAEGVYLDKFAVLDDAQGEGLGRAVWNVMLEETPQLFWRSRHGNPINHFYYAESDGCYKQDHWKVFWFGADGFERIRSYVDHCAARKPSLEG, from the coding sequence ATGCCTTCTTCCCTCCAGCCCCACCGCCAGACCCGCCAGACCATCGTGCGCCTGCTTTCCAGCATGGCCAGCGCGAAGGAGATCAGCCAGTACCTCAAGCGCTTCTCGCAGGTGGACGCCAAGCGCTTCGCCGTGGTCAAGGTCGGCGGCGCCGTGCTGCGCGACGATCTCGAGGCGCTGACCTCGTCGCTGTCGTTCCTGCAGGAAGTCGGGCTCACCCCGATCGTGCTGCACGGTGCGGGCCCGCAGCTGGACGCCGAGCTGTCGGCGGCGGGCATCGTCAAGCAGACCGTCAACGGCCTGCGCGTGACCTCGCCGGAAGGGCTGGCGATCGTGCGCCGGGTGTTCCAGGCCTCCAACCTGCAGCTGGTCGAAGCACTGCAGCAGAACGGTGCACGCGCGACCTCGATCACCGGTGGCGTGTTCGAAGCCGAGTACCTGGACCAGGCCACCTACGGGCTGGTCGGCGAAGTGAAGAAGGTCAACCTGGCCCCGATCGAAGCCAGCCTGCGCGCCGGTTCCATTCCGGTGATCACCAGCCTGGGTGAAACCCGTTGCGGGCAGATCCTCAACGTCAACGCGGATTTTGCCGCCAACGAACTGGTGCAGGAGCTGCAGCCGTACAAGATCATCTTCCTCACCGGCACCGGCGGCCTGCTCGACGAAGAGGGCACGGTGATCGACTCGATCAACCTGTCCACCGAGTACGACCAGCTGATGCAGCAGCCGTGGATCCACGGCGGCATGCGGGTCAAGATCGAACAGATCAAGGACCTGCTGGACCGGCTGCCGCTGGAGTCGTCGGTGTCGATCACGCGCCCGGCCGACCTGGCCAAGGAACTGTTCACCCACAAGGGCTCGGGCACGCTGGTGCGCCGGGGCGAGAAGGTGCTGCGCGCCACCCGTTGGAGCGAACTGGACCTGCCGCGCCTGAAGGGCCTGATCGAATCCAGCTTCGGCCGCGTGTTGGTGCCGGATTACTTCGAGAAGACCAAGCTGCTGCGCGCCTACGTCAGTGAGAACTACCGCGCCGCGGTAATCCTCACCGATGAGGCCGAAGGCGTGTACCTGGACAAGTTCGCCGTGCTCGACGACGCACAGGGCGAAGGCCTGGGCCGTGCCGTGTGGAACGTGATGCTGGAGGAAACCCCGCAGCTGTTCTGGCGCTCGCGCCACGGCAACCCGATCAACCATTTCTACTACGCCGAGTCCGACGGCTGCTACAAGCAGGATCACTGGAAGGTGTTCTGGTTCGGCGCCGACGGCTTCGAGCGCATCCGCAGCTATGTGGACCACTGCGCCGCGCGTAAACCGAGCCTGGAGGGCTGA
- a CDS encoding acetylornithine deacetylase produces the protein MLEQTLTHLQALVSFDTRNPPRAITTGGIFDYLRANLPGFNVEVIDHGDGAVSLYAVRGTPRYLFNVHLDTVPDSPHWSADPHAMRRTDDRVIGLGVCDIKGAAAALVAAANASDGDAAFLFSSDEEANDPRCIAAFLARGIPYEAVLVAEPTMSEAVLAHRGISSVLMHFAGRAGHASGKQDAAASALHQAMRWGNRALDHVESLAHARFGGLTGLRFNIGRVEGGIKANMIAPAAELRFGFRPLPSMDIDALLATFAGFAEPAAASFTETFRGPSLPAGDIAEAENRRLAARDVADALDLPIGNAVDFWTEASLFSAGGYTTLVYGPGDIAQAHTADEFVTLEQLQRYTDAVHRIISAGA, from the coding sequence ATGCTTGAACAAACGCTCACCCACCTGCAGGCGCTGGTGTCGTTCGACACCCGCAACCCGCCGCGTGCGATCACCACCGGTGGCATCTTCGATTACCTGCGCGCGAACCTGCCCGGGTTCAACGTGGAGGTGATCGACCATGGCGATGGCGCGGTCAGCCTGTATGCGGTGCGCGGTACGCCCAGGTACCTGTTCAACGTGCACCTGGACACCGTGCCCGATTCCCCGCACTGGAGCGCCGACCCGCATGCGATGCGGCGCACCGATGACCGGGTGATCGGGTTGGGCGTGTGCGACATCAAGGGCGCGGCCGCCGCACTGGTGGCCGCGGCCAATGCCAGCGATGGCGATGCCGCGTTCCTGTTCTCCAGTGACGAAGAAGCCAACGACCCGCGCTGCATCGCCGCCTTCCTCGCCCGGGGCATCCCGTACGAGGCAGTGCTGGTAGCCGAACCGACCATGAGCGAAGCGGTGCTCGCGCACCGGGGCATCAGCTCGGTGCTGATGCATTTCGCCGGGCGGGCAGGGCACGCCTCCGGCAAGCAGGACGCTGCCGCCAGCGCGCTGCACCAGGCCATGCGCTGGGGCAACCGCGCGCTGGACCATGTGGAATCGCTGGCCCACGCGCGCTTCGGCGGGCTGACCGGCCTGCGCTTCAACATCGGCCGGGTCGAAGGTGGGATCAAGGCCAACATGATCGCCCCGGCCGCCGAGCTGCGCTTCGGGTTCCGCCCGCTGCCGTCGATGGACATCGACGCGCTGCTGGCGACCTTTGCCGGGTTCGCCGAACCGGCTGCGGCCAGCTTCACTGAAACCTTCCGTGGCCCCAGCCTGCCGGCCGGGGACATTGCCGAAGCCGAAAACCGCCGCCTTGCCGCGCGCGACGTGGCCGACGCGCTGGACCTGCCGATCGGCAATGCGGTGGACTTCTGGACCGAAGCCTCGCTGTTCTCGGCCGGCGGCTACACCACCCTGGTGTACGGCCCGGGCGACATCGCCCAGGCCCACACCGCCGACGAGTTCGTGACGCTGGAGCAGCTGCAGCGCTACACCGACGCCGTGCACCGCATCATCAGCGCCGGCGCCTGA
- a CDS encoding argininosuccinate synthase encodes MTNKDIVLAFSGGLDTSFCVPYLQERGYNVHTVFADTGGVDDEERDFIEKRAAELGVTSHVTVNGGPAIWAGFVKPFVWAGEGYQGQYPLLVSDRYLIVDAALKRAAELGTNIIAHGCTGMGNDQVRFDLAVKALGDYQIVAPIREIQKEHTQTRAYEQKYLEERGFGVRAKQQAYTINENLLGLTMSGGEIDRWEAPGEGARGWCAPRSEWPEAALNVTLKFVEGEAVELNGQALPGEQILAQLNKLFAPYGVGRGVYTGDTVIGLKGRIVFEAPGLVSLLTAHRALEDAVLTKQQNRFKPDVARKWVELVYEGFYHDPLKTNIEAFLKSSQAKVNGEVVLETRGGRVDAVAVKSPHLLNTKGATYAQSADWGVEEAEGFIKLFGMSSTLYAQVNR; translated from the coding sequence ATGACCAACAAAGACATCGTCCTCGCCTTCTCCGGCGGCCTCGACACCAGCTTCTGCGTGCCCTACCTGCAGGAGCGCGGCTACAACGTGCACACCGTGTTCGCCGACACCGGCGGCGTGGATGACGAAGAACGCGACTTCATCGAAAAGCGCGCCGCCGAACTGGGCGTCACCAGCCACGTCACCGTCAACGGTGGCCCGGCCATCTGGGCCGGCTTCGTCAAGCCGTTCGTGTGGGCCGGCGAAGGCTACCAGGGCCAGTACCCGCTGCTGGTGTCCGACCGTTACCTGATCGTCGACGCCGCGCTGAAGCGCGCCGCCGAACTGGGCACCAATATCATCGCCCACGGCTGCACCGGCATGGGCAACGACCAGGTTCGTTTCGACCTCGCCGTGAAGGCGCTGGGCGACTACCAGATCGTCGCGCCGATCCGTGAAATCCAGAAGGAACACACCCAGACCCGCGCCTACGAGCAGAAGTACCTGGAAGAGCGCGGCTTCGGCGTGCGCGCCAAGCAGCAGGCCTACACCATCAACGAAAACCTGCTCGGCCTGACCATGTCCGGCGGCGAGATCGACCGTTGGGAAGCCCCGGGCGAAGGCGCGCGTGGCTGGTGCGCACCGCGCAGCGAGTGGCCGGAAGCGGCGCTGAACGTCACCCTGAAGTTCGTCGAAGGCGAAGCGGTTGAACTGAACGGCCAGGCGCTGCCGGGCGAGCAGATCCTGGCCCAGCTCAACAAGCTGTTCGCGCCGTACGGCGTGGGCCGTGGCGTGTACACCGGCGACACCGTGATCGGCCTGAAGGGTCGCATCGTGTTCGAAGCGCCGGGCCTGGTCTCGCTGCTGACCGCGCACCGCGCGCTGGAAGACGCGGTGCTGACCAAGCAGCAGAACCGCTTCAAGCCGGACGTGGCGCGCAAGTGGGTGGAGCTGGTGTATGAAGGCTTCTACCACGACCCGCTGAAGACCAACATCGAAGCGTTCCTGAAGTCCTCGCAGGCCAAGGTCAACGGCGAAGTGGTGCTGGAGACCCGTGGCGGCCGCGTCGACGCGGTGGCGGTGAAGTCGCCGCACCTGCTCAACACCAAGGGCGCCACCTACGCGCAGTCGGCCGACTGGGGCGTGGAGGAAGCGGAAGGCTTCATCAAGCTCTTCGGCATGAGCTCCACCCTGTATGCCCAGGTAAACCGCTGA